A genomic region of Oryza glaberrima chromosome 1, OglaRS2, whole genome shotgun sequence contains the following coding sequences:
- the LOC127760547 gene encoding 3-phosphoinositide-dependent protein kinase 2-like isoform X1, whose product MAVGGDDDMERDFAARLRLAPSPASPTAAAGGGGGGIAFRAPQEQFTVGDFELGKIYGVGSYSKVVRAKKKDTGNVYALKIMDKKFITKENKISYVKMERIVLDQLDHPGVIRLFFTFQDTYSLYMALESCEGGELFDQIVRKGRLSEDEARFYAAEIVDILEYLHSLGLIHRDVKPENLLLTSDGHIKIADFGSVKPTKDTPIKVLPNSTNERACTFVGTAAYVPPEVLNSAPPTFGNDLWALGCTLYQMLSGSSPFKDASEWLIFQRIIARDLKIPEYFSDDARDLIDKLLDVDPSKRPGAGPDGYVSLKKHPFFRGIDWKNIRSTRAPKLAMEANANEDEDSQDSSWLSHMGSAPVNQHVSPVGNDGASSSSEVRSHISRLASIDSFDSRWQDFLEPGESVVLISKLKKINKLTNKKVQLILTDKPQLICVDPGKMVTKGNIMWSDDPSELNVQVSNSSHFRICTPKKVSSFEDAKQRAWQWKKAIEDLQRCQKN is encoded by the exons atggcggtcggcggcgacgacgacatggagAGGGACTTCGCCGCCAGGCTCCGCCTCGCGCCCTCCCCCGCctccccgaccgccgccgccggaggtggcggtggcgggatcGCCTTCCGCGCGCCGCAGGAGCAGTTCACCGTCGGCGACTTCGAGCTTGGCAAGATCTACGGCGTCGGCTCCTACTCCAAG GTGGTGAGGGCCAAGAAGAAGGATACGGGGAATGTGTACGCGCTCAAGATCATGGACAAGAAGTTCATCACCAAGGAGAACAAGATCTCCTACGTCAAGATGGAGCGCATCGTGCTCGATCAGCTGGATCACCCGGGCGTCATCAGGCTCTTCTTCACCTTCCAGGacacctactccctct ATATGGCGCTTGAGTCGTGTGAAGGTGGGGAGCTGTTTGACCAAATTGTTCGG AAAGGTCGCCTGTCTGAGGATGAGGCCCGGTTTTATGCTGCTGAAATTGTTGATATTCTGGAGTATTTGCATAGTTTAGGCCTAATTCATCGGGATGTTAAG CCAGAAAATTTACTGCTTACTTCTGATGGGCACATCAAGATTGCCGATTTTGGTAGTGTGAAGCCTACAAAGGACACCCCGATCAAAGTCCTTCCAAATTCCACTA ACGAGAGGGCCTGTACATTTGTTGGGACAGCTGCATATGTACCACCTGAGGTCCTGAACTCTGCCCCACCAACCTTTGG AAATGACTTATGGGCATTGGGGTGTACTCTATATCAAATGCTTTCTGGCTCTTCACCATTTAAAGATGCCAGTGAGTGGTTAATTTTCCAGAGAATTATAGCACGTGATCTCAAAATTCCTGAGTACTTCTCAGATGATGCAAGGGATCTCATTGACAAGCTGCTG GATGTCGACCCAAGCAAACGTCCAGGTGCAGGACCTGATGGTTATGTGTCATTGAAGAAACATCCTTTTTTTAGAGGCATTGATTGGAAAAATATAAGGAGCACACGGGCACCGAAGCTTGCAATGGAGGCAAAT GCAAATGAGGATGAAGATAGTCAGGATTCAAGTTGGTTGTCACACATGGGAAGTGCTCCAGTCAACCAACATGTCAGTCCTGTTGGGAATGATGGTGCCTCATCATCTTCTGAAGTACGCTCCCATATATCTAGATTAGCTTCCATCGACTCCTTCGACTCTAGATG GCAGGACTTCCTGGAGCCTGGCGAATCTGTCGTTCTAATATCAAAACTGAAGAAGATAAACAAGCTAACGAACAAGAAGGTTCAGTTGATCCTCACCGACAAACCACAGCTGATCTGTGTAGATCCTGGAAAAATGGTGACTAAAGGGAACATCATGTGGTCTGATGACCCAAGTGAACTCAATGTGCAAGTATCAAACTCTTCGCATTTCAGGATATGCACG CCAAAGAAGGTGTCATCGTTTGAGGATGCAAAACAGCGCGCCTGGCAATGGAAGAAGGCGATCGAAGACCTACAACGCTGCCAGAAGAACTGA
- the LOC127760547 gene encoding 3-phosphoinositide-dependent protein kinase 1-like isoform X2 translates to MAVGGDDDMERDFAARLRLAPSPASPTAAAGGGGGGIAFRAPQEQFTVGDFELGKIYGVGSYSKVVRAKKKDTGNVYALKIMDKKFITKENKISYVKMERIVLDQLDHPGVIRLFFTFQDTYSLYMALESCEGGELFDQIVRKGRLSEDEARFYAAEIVDILEYLHSLGLIHRDVKPENLLLTSDGHIKIADFGSVKPTKDTPIKVLPNSTNERACTFVGTAAYVPPEVLNSAPPTFGNDLWALGCTLYQMLSGSSPFKDASEWLIFQRIIARDLKIPEYFSDDARDLIDKLLDVDPSKRPGAGPDGYVSLKKHPFFRGIDWKNIRSTRAPKLAMEANANEDEDSQDSSWLSHMGSAPVNQHVSPVGNDGASSSSEERKEN, encoded by the exons atggcggtcggcggcgacgacgacatggagAGGGACTTCGCCGCCAGGCTCCGCCTCGCGCCCTCCCCCGCctccccgaccgccgccgccggaggtggcggtggcgggatcGCCTTCCGCGCGCCGCAGGAGCAGTTCACCGTCGGCGACTTCGAGCTTGGCAAGATCTACGGCGTCGGCTCCTACTCCAAG GTGGTGAGGGCCAAGAAGAAGGATACGGGGAATGTGTACGCGCTCAAGATCATGGACAAGAAGTTCATCACCAAGGAGAACAAGATCTCCTACGTCAAGATGGAGCGCATCGTGCTCGATCAGCTGGATCACCCGGGCGTCATCAGGCTCTTCTTCACCTTCCAGGacacctactccctct ATATGGCGCTTGAGTCGTGTGAAGGTGGGGAGCTGTTTGACCAAATTGTTCGG AAAGGTCGCCTGTCTGAGGATGAGGCCCGGTTTTATGCTGCTGAAATTGTTGATATTCTGGAGTATTTGCATAGTTTAGGCCTAATTCATCGGGATGTTAAG CCAGAAAATTTACTGCTTACTTCTGATGGGCACATCAAGATTGCCGATTTTGGTAGTGTGAAGCCTACAAAGGACACCCCGATCAAAGTCCTTCCAAATTCCACTA ACGAGAGGGCCTGTACATTTGTTGGGACAGCTGCATATGTACCACCTGAGGTCCTGAACTCTGCCCCACCAACCTTTGG AAATGACTTATGGGCATTGGGGTGTACTCTATATCAAATGCTTTCTGGCTCTTCACCATTTAAAGATGCCAGTGAGTGGTTAATTTTCCAGAGAATTATAGCACGTGATCTCAAAATTCCTGAGTACTTCTCAGATGATGCAAGGGATCTCATTGACAAGCTGCTG GATGTCGACCCAAGCAAACGTCCAGGTGCAGGACCTGATGGTTATGTGTCATTGAAGAAACATCCTTTTTTTAGAGGCATTGATTGGAAAAATATAAGGAGCACACGGGCACCGAAGCTTGCAATGGAGGCAAAT GCAAATGAGGATGAAGATAGTCAGGATTCAAGTTGGTTGTCACACATGGGAAGTGCTCCAGTCAACCAACATGTCAGTCCTGTTGGGAATGATGGTGCCTCATCATCTTCTGAA gagagaaaagaaaattga